From Phragmites australis chromosome 5, lpPhrAust1.1, whole genome shotgun sequence, a single genomic window includes:
- the LOC133918709 gene encoding shaggy-related protein kinase eta-like has translation MAHPADPMQVDQTPQAAAADGKHGGSLIEGSDPVTGHIISTTIGGKNGEPKRTISYMAERVVGTGSFGIVFQAKCLETGETVAIKKVLQDKRYKNRELQIMRSMDHCNVVSLKHCFFSTTSRDELFLNLVMEFVPESLYRVLKHYSNMNQRIPLIYVKLYTYQIFRGLAYIHTVPGVCHRDMKPQNLLVDPLTHQVKICDFGSAKMLVKGEANISYICSRYYRAPELIFGATEYTTSIDIWSAGCVLAELLLGQPLFPGESAVDQLVEIIKVLGTPTREEIRCMNPNYTEFRFPQIKAHPWHKIFHKRMPPEAIDLASRLLQYSPNLRCTALEACAHPFFDELREPHARLPNGRPFPPLFNFKQELANASPVLINRLIPDHAKRHHGLNFLPATGP, from the exons ATGGCCCACCCCGCCGACCCGATGCAGGTCGACCAGACGCCTCAAGCCGCCGCCGCGGACGGCAAG CATGGTGGTTCTCTTATTGAAGGGAGTGATCCAGTCACTGGTCACATAATCTCCACAACGATTGGAGGGAAGAATGGAGAACCTAAAAGG ACCATCAGCTACATGGCAGAGAGAGTTGTGGGAACTGGATCATTCGGAATTGTCTTCCAG GCAAAATGTCTGGAGACTGGTGAGACTGTTGCAATTAAGAAGGTTTTACAGGACAAGCGTTACAAGAATAGAGAGTTGCAAATAATGCGATCCATGGATCATTGCAATGTCGTTTCCTTGAAGCATTGCTTCTTCTCCACCACCAGCAGAGACGAACTTTTCCTTAATTTGGTGATGGAATTCGTTCCTGAGTCGCTATATCGTGTGTTGAAACATTATAGCAACATGAACCAGAGGATTCCACTTATATATGTCAAACTGTACACTTACCAG ATATTTCGTGGTTTAGCCTATATTCATACTGTACCTGGAGTTTGCCATAGGGACATGAAACCTCAGAATCTTTTG GTTGATCCTCTGACTCATCAAGTCAAGATTTGTGATTTTGGGAGTGCCAAAATGTTG GTTAAAGGTGAAGCAAACATATCATATATTTGCTCACGTTATTACCGTGCTCCAGAGCTCATATTTGGGGCAACTGAGTACACAACATCAATTGATATATGGTCAGCTGGATGTGTTCTTGCTGAGCTGCTTCTTGGCCAG CCTCTCTTTCCTGGTGAAAGTGCTGTGGATCAGCTTGTTGAGATAATAAAG GTTCTTGGTACTCCAACACGCGAGGAAATCCGATGTATGAATCCCAACTACACAGAATTTAGATTTCCTCAGATCAAAGCCCATCCATGGCACAAG ATTTTCCACAAGCGAATGCCTCCGGAAGCTATAGATCTTGCATCACGTCTTCTACAGTATTCACCAAATTTGCGATGCACTGCT CTTGAAGCATGTGCACATCCGTTTTTTGATGAGTTGCGAGAACCCCATGCAAGGTTGCCAAATGGACGACCTTTCCCTCCACTGTTCAACTTTAAACAGGAA CTAGCAAATGCTTCCCCAGTGCTCATCAACAGGTTGATACCAGACCATGCTAAGCGACATCATGGGCTCAATTTCTTGCCCGCAACTGGACCATAG
- the LOC133918708 gene encoding probable LRR receptor-like serine/threonine-protein kinase At5g45780 produces the protein MATPPRALRTRVTAAVASVVAAWLLAAAGGGVAAADPPLSPKGLNYEVAALMAVKSRVRDEKGVMAGWDINSVDPCTWSMVACSSDGFVVSLQMANNGLSGTLSPSIGNLSHLQTMSLQNNRISGEIPPEIGKLTNLNALDLSGNQFVGDIPSSLGQLTRLNYLRLGRNNLSGQIPLDVAKLPGLTFLDLSFNNLSGPVPKIYAHDYSLAGNRFLCNSSIVHGCTDLTVVTDGTTYRQVQKAKNHHQLALAISLSVTCATVLVLLFIYWLSYCRWRLPFASADQDLEFELGHLKHFSFHELQSATDNFNSKNILGQGGFGIVYKGCLRNGPLVAVKRLKDPDATGEVQFQTEVELIGLAVHRNLLRLYGFCMTSKERLLVYPYMPNGSVADRLRDYRNGNPSLDWSKRMRIALGAARGLLYLHEQCNPKIIHRDVKAANILLDESFEAIVGDFGLAKLLDRQESHVTTAVRGTVGYIAPEYLSTGQSSEKTDVYGFGILLLELITGPKTLSNGHGQSQKGMILDWVRELKEEKKLDKLVDRDLKDSFDVAELECSVDVILQCTQTNPILRPKMSEVLHALEANVTLGESSVELNREPLPYGGSYSFSVRHEDPHDSSSFIIEPIELSGPR, from the exons ATGGCAACGCCACCGCGCGCTCTGCGGACGCGAGTCACTGCCGCCGTGGCGTCTGTGGTTGCTGCGTGGCTGCtagctgctgctggtggtggggtggcggcggcggaccCGCCGCTCTCGCCCAAGGGTCTCAACTACGAAG TGGCGGCGCTGATGGCGGTGAAGAGCCGGGTGCGGGACGAGAAAGGGGTGATGGCCGGGTGGGACATCAACTCCGTCGACCCATGCACCTGGTCCATGGTCGCCTGCTCCTCGGACGGATTCGTCGTCTCGCT GCAGATGGCGAACAACGGATTGTCGGGGACGCTGTCGCCTAGCATTGGGAACCTCAGCCACCTGCAGACAAT GTCACTACAGAATAACAGAATATCAGGGGAAATTCCTCCAGAGATAGGGAAGCTGACCAATCTGAACGCTCTTGATCTTTCTGGTAACCAGTTTGTTGGTGATATCCCAAGTTCATTGGGGCAGCTGACTCGACTAAATTATCT GCGCCTTGGTAGAAATAACTTGTCTGGGCAGATTCCTCTAGATGTTGCAAAGCTTCCAGGTCTCACATTCCT TGACTTATCATTCAACAATTTAAGTGGCCCAGTTCCAAAAATTTACGCACACGACTACAG TCTTGCAGGAAACAGGTTCCTTTGCAATTCGTCAATTGTACATGGTTGCACGGATCTGACAGTAGTGACTGATG GGACAACTTACAGACAAGTGCAAAAAGCTAAGAACCATCATCAATTAGCGCTGGCAATTTCCTTAAGCGTCACCTGTGCCACAGTACTtgttttgttgttcatatattGGCTAAGTTATTGCAGATGGCGCTTGCCTTTTGCTTCTGCTG ATCAAGATCTAGAATTTGAGTTGGGCCATCTCAAGCATTTCTCATTTCACGAGCTGCAAAGTGCAACCGACAATTTTAATTCAAAGAATATATTAGGTCAAGGTGGTTTCGGTATTGTTTATAAAGGCTGTCTGAGAAATGGACCTTTAGTGGCTGTAAAGAGGTTAAAAGATCCTGATGCTACCGGTGAAGTTCAATTCCAAACAGAAGTTGAGTTGATTGGCCTTGCTGTGCACAGGAATCTCTTGCGCTTGTATGGGTTTTGCATGACCTCAAAAGAACGGTTGCTTGTATATCCATACATGCCAAATGGCAGTGTTGCCGACCGCTTGAGAG ATTACCGTAATGGAAATCCATCTCTTGATTGGAGTAAGCGTATGAGGATTGCTCTTGGGGCTGCCAGGGGATTACTCTACCTTCATGAACAATGCAATCCTAAGATCATTCATAGGGATGTTAAAGCCGCAAATATATTGCTCGATGAAAGTTTCGAAGCAATAGTTGGGGATTTTGGATTGGCTAAACTTCTTGACCGACAGGAATCACATGTTACTACTGCAGTTAGGGGCACTGTTGGATATATTGCTCCAGAGTACCTCTCAACTGGACAGTCCTCAGAAAAGACTGATGTTTATGGGTTTGGTATTCTTTTGTTGGAACTGATTACTGGTCCTAAAACCTTGAGCAATGGACATGGACAGTCCCAGAAGGGGATGATTCTAGATTGG GTTCGAGAACTAAAGGAGGAAAAGAAACTCGATAAACTGGTTGACAGGGATCTCAAAGATTCATTTGATGTTGCTGAGTTGGAGTGTTCCGTTGATGTGATCCTTCAATGTACGCAGACGAATCCTATTCTTCGCCCTAAGATGTCAGAAGTTCTACATGCTCTTGAAGCTAACGTCACGCTGGGAGAGAGCAGTGTCGAGTTGAATAGAGAACCTCTTCCTTATGGAGGCTCTTACAGTTTCTCTGTAAGACATGAGGATCCTCATGATTCATCGTCCTTCATAATAGAGCCAATTGAACTATCTGGCCCTAGATGA